From Dendropsophus ebraccatus isolate aDenEbr1 chromosome 2, aDenEbr1.pat, whole genome shotgun sequence, a single genomic window includes:
- the RPL15 gene encoding large ribosomal subunit protein eL15: MGAYKYMQELWRKKQSDVMRFLLRVRCWQYRQLSSLHRAPRPTRPDKARRLGYKAKQGYVIYRIRVRRGGRKRPVPKGATYGKPVHHGVNQIKFARSLQSVAEERAGRHCGGLRVLSSYWVGEDSTYKFFEVILIDTFHKAIRRNPDTQWITKAVHKHREMRGLTSAGKKSRGLGKGHKFHLTIGGSRRAAWRRRNTLQLHRYR; encoded by the exons ATGGGTGCCTACAAGTACATGCAGGAGTTATGGAGGAAGAAGCAGTCGGATGTCATGAGGTTCCTGCTGCGTGTCCGCTGCTGGCAGTACCGCcaattgtcctccctccaccgtGCCCCGCGGCCCACCCGTCCAGACAAGGCTCGCAGACTGGGCTACAAGGCCAAGCAAG ggtatgtCATCTACCGTATCAGAGTTCGCCGTGGTGGCCGCAAACGCCCAGTTCCCAAGGGTGCAACCTATGGCAAGCCTGTGCACCATGGTGTGAACCAGATCAAGTTTGCTCGCAGCCTGCAATCTGTTGCTGAG GAGCGTGCTGGCCGTCACTGTGGAGGGCTGAGAGTTCTTAGCTCCTATTGGGTTGGTGAGGACTCCACCTACAAGTTCTTCGAGGTCATCCTCATTGACACCTTCCACAAGGCAATCAGACGCAATCCAGACACCCAATGGATCACAAAGGCTGTGCACAAGCACAGGGAGATGCGTGGCCTGACATCTGCTGGCAAGAAGAGCCGTGGTCTTGGAAAGGGCCACAAGTTCCATCTCACCATTGGTGGCTCTCGTCGTGCTGCCTGGAGAAGACGCAATACTCTTCAGCTTCACCGTTACCGCTGA